The following proteins come from a genomic window of Lolium rigidum isolate FL_2022 chromosome 5, APGP_CSIRO_Lrig_0.1, whole genome shotgun sequence:
- the LOC124652517 gene encoding manganese-dependent ADP-ribose/CDP-alcohol diphosphatase encodes MMAATNGLVHASTTKPLFTFGVVADVQYADIPDGRSFLGVPRYYRHSISVLQRAVSTWNKQGNIKFSINFGDIVDGFCPKDKSLWAVQKVLDEFDKFDGPTYHMFGNHCLYNLPRSKLVSLLKMPTSSDRAYYDFSPCPEYRFVVLDAYDFSVLGWPRDHPVTAAARKLLDEKNPNTDKNSPEGLVGLDRRFVMFNGAVGKEQLSWLNDVLQNAAEHQQNVVLCSHLPMYPGAASPVGLMWNYDEVMAIVRQYNCVKACFAGHDHKGGHSVDSYGVHHRTLEAALECPPGTSAFGHIEAYHNKLLLVGSDGMADTEMCFQFPERALL; translated from the coding sequence ATGATGGCCGCGACAAACGGGCTTGTCCATGCCTCTACCACTAAACCCCTGTTTACCTTTGGCGTCGTTGCTGACGTCCAGTATGCCGACATCCCAGACGGGCGCTCATTCCTCGGCGTCCCACGCTACTACCGCCACAGCATTAGTGTCCTCCAAAGGGCTGTCAGCACATGGAACAAACAGGGCAATATCAAATTTTCGATCAACTTTGGCGACATCGTTGACGGGTTCTGCCCAAAGGACAAGTCGTTGTGGGCGGTGCAGAAGGTCCTTGATGAGTTTGACAAGTTCGATGGCCCGACCTACCACATGTTCGGGAACCATTGCCTCTACAACCTTCCTCGGAGCAAGCTAGTGTCTTTGCTAAAGATGCCGACGAGTTCAGATCGTGCGTACTACGACTTCTCACCGTGTCCTGAGTATAGGTTTGTTGTTCTGGATGCTTATGACTTCAGCGTGCTTGGCTGGCCTCGCGACCATCCAGTGACTGCAGCGGCAAGGAAGCTCCTGGATGAAAAAAATCCAAACACCGATAAGAACAGCCCTGAGGGTCTGGTGGGCCTGGACAGGCGGTTCGTGATGTTTAATGGTGCAGTTGGAAAGGAGCAGTTGTCCTGGCTCAATGATGTCCTACAGAATGCAGCAGAGCACCAGCAGAATGTCGTATTATGCAGTCATCTCCCAATGTACCCTGGAGCGGCATCCCCGGTAGGTCTCATGTGGAATTATGATGAGGTGATGGCCATTGTTCGTCAGTACAACTGTGTCAAAGCCTGCTTTGCTGGACACGACCACAAGGGTGGCCACTCTGTTGACTCCTATGGTGTGCACCATCGCACTCTTGAGGCTGCGTTGGAGTGTCCTCCTGGCACCAGTGCATTTGGGCATATCGAAGCATATCATAACAAGCTGTTGCTCGTAGGCTCTGATGGAATGGCTGATACTGAAATGTGTTTTCAGTTCCCTGAGCGAGCTTTGTTGTAG
- the LOC124652305 gene encoding serine/threonine-protein kinase AFC2-like has protein sequence MATKCAAAADLPAARPRKRARHGWDVAPPAKAQITFCGQEVGDITGWVLPSHPPDYACLSLLSNGVARNASPPWRQDDKDGHYVFAVGENLTSRYKIYRKMGEGTFGQVLECWDRERKEMVAIKVVRAINKYSEAAMIEIDVLQKLSRNDAAGKHCVQIRNWFDYRNHICIVCEKLGPSLYDFLRKTGYRPFPIDLVRDLGEQLLKSVAFMHGLQLIHTDLKPENILFVSSEHAMLPENKDGSFSRKLPKSSAIKLIDFGSTAYDHQDCSYIVSTRHYRAPEVMLGHGWSYPCDIWSIGCILIELCSGETLFQTHENLEHLAMMERVLGPLPRHMLERADHHAEKYIRRGRLNWPEGATTRESIRAVLKLPRLQNLVMQHVDHSAGDLIGLLQGLLAYEPSARLTAQEALNHRFFTRCRERRSL, from the exons ATGGCGACCAAGTGCGCCGCCGCGGCCGATCTGCCCGCCGCCCGCCCCCGCAAGCGTGCCCGGCACGGCTGGGACGTCGCGCCACCGGCCAAG GCTCAGATTACATTTTGTGGGCAAGAAGTTGGCGATATCACCGGCTGGGTATTGCCATCACACCCCCCGGACTATGCTTGCTTGTCTCTGCTCTCAAATGGTGTTGCTCGAAATGCTTCCCCTCCTTGGAGACAAGACGATAAAGATGGCCATTATGTATTTGCTGTTGGAGAGAATTTGACCTCTCGCT ATAAAATATACAGAAAGATGGGAGAAG GTACTTTTGGTCAGGTACTGGAATGTTGGGACAGAGAAAGAAAAGAAATGGTAGCTATTAAAGTTGTCCGTGCTATAAACAAATACAGCGAGGCAGCAATGATAGAGATTGATGTGCTGCAGAAGCTTTCAAGAAATGATGCTGCAGGAAAACA CTGTGTTCAAATACGGAACTGGTTTGACTACCGTAACCATATTTGTATT GTCTGCGAGAAGCTTGGCCCAAGCTTGTATGACTTTCTGCGGAAAACTGGCTACCGCCCATTCCCAATCGACCTAGTCCGCGATCTTGGAGAGCAACTTTTGAAATCTGTTGCAT TTATGCATGGCCTGCAGTTAATTCATACCGATCTAAAACCGGAAAACATCCTCTTTGTTTCTTCAGAGCATGCCATGTTACCTGAAAACAAG GATGGATCGTTTTCAAGGAAGCTGCCAAAATCAAGTGCCATCAAGTTGATCGACTTCGGTAGCACAGCATATGATCACCAGGATTGTAGCTACATTGTCTCTACTAGGCACTACCGCGCTCCTGAGGTTATGTTAG GGCACGGATGGAGCTATCCATGTGATATATGGAGCATTGGTTGCATACTGATTGAGCTTTGCTCG GGAGAGACATTATTCCAGACCCATGAGAACCTGGAGCACTTGGCGATGATGGAGAGGGTTCTAGGTCCTCTACCACGGCACATGCTAGAAAGAGCTGA CCACCACGCAGAGAAGTACATCCGAAGAGGAAGGTTGAACTGGCCAGAAGGAGCTACAACAAGGGAGAGCATTAGAGCTGTTCTCAAGCTACCTCGCCTTCAG AACCTGGTGATGCAGCATGTGGATCACTCTGCCGGGGACTTGATTGGCCTGCTGCAGGGCCTCCTAGCGTACGAGCCTTCTGCCAGGCTGACTGCTCAAGAAGCCTTGAACCACCGCTTCTTCACGAGGTGCCGCGAAAGGCGGTCGCTATGA